ACCAATTCAAGATTATAAAAGTGTTCGTATTTTAAAGACTGACGCCCGGGTAACACATTCAGTCAAGAGAGATGATATAACAATACTTTAAGATCAGTGGTATAAGAATGAGATCAATGCCTTTAATTAACATGAAATATCATGTGAGATATGTCGAATAATCACTGAAGCATTTGTTCGTGTCATTAGTGGCCAAATCAAAGaaacacacacacacacaaaCACATTCCTTTAGAGGACCCCTTTTAATGAAGGACGAACGGCTAAGTGTTGATTATAAATGTTTAATAGTGATTggtatttatttgttatatatagaatttatatagtatatacatatatactATATGTACACCTTCAGCGCACATGTATATATCTATAGTGAGTGTAGTTATCTAGAAACAATGAGTAAAAACCACAACAATAATGGAAAGGTATTATTGATTATAAGTTTTCTAAAGAAGCAGCAAATTCATCCAATTCTTTCTTTGCttgttcatatttttcagaTAATTCTTCGTGTTTTCTTTCCCAATCGTCTCTTTCTTCCTCCAATGCAGCTACTTTTCTTTCTAATTGTTCAGACTTCAAATCAGTTTctcttaatttttcaatagcTTCTTTTAGTTTAGAATCActttcttctaattcttcttctaattgttgatttttctttaagAAAGTCTCATTGTTGGACTTCAAATTGTCTGAGTCTTCTAAGACTTGTTTGGAATCAGTCAATTTGTTTTCTAAAGTTTCTAATTCAGCTTCCAAATTTTCATTCTTGGTTGACaaagatttaatttcattttctttatcagTATTGTCTTGTTCGATGACCTTGTATTGTTCTTTCAATTCCTCGTATTTTTCTTGCCATTGCTCAGCTTCCAATTTCAAATTGCTTAACTTCTCTCTAACTTTATccatcttttaaattactATCTTATtctattgatatatatatatatgccTACTCCCAGTGATTACAATAACTAAACtataaacaaataaaaaatgagtAGGTTATAGGAGCAACAGATCCTTATATAACCCAAAATAagaatcattaaataaaaaacaaaaacaattagaggcaaagaataaatataaatacgATATTGATAGCTGATTCAGATTTGTTTAAATGTTAACACTTAAACAAATCTGAATCTGTATGTGTGTATTGTACATATtgcaattgaatattaacTGGAATATCGTTACAACACAGATTTGTACCATGGTATTATTGAAACATCACCGCAtaaagcaaaaaaaaaagtacGAAAACAAGAAAGTAACAACAGTACGAAATTGCGAAATGACAACGAAAACACAAAgtttataatatcaatttgcTGAGAAACTAAGTAAGAGACAGAGACAACGATTTaagaaatttcaatttcacCAAATTGAGATACACCAACGACCAACCACCAACGATTAACCATTAGCTATCAATAGTCAGAGCACTATGGTAAGAGTGTGTAGTTGTgctgaatatttttttttgatttgatttgatttgtttttgattCGTTTGACGATAGTGAGAGAGTAAAAAGGTATTTCGTCTATACAAATGACCGTTTCGTGATGGTACAGTATAAGccttttgaatttttgtGGATGAAATGCATTTGTTGTAGGTAGATTGAAAATGGCTTAGTTTTGATGTTAATGTAATATGGTGTGTGCAGCGTATCCTTTCAAACGAAGTGCGCTCGTATGTATGTACACGTGATTAGTAATCTGTATAATTATATCAgatagtatatatatacttacaATACTTTATTTAAGTCTTCAATGATCAATTTCTGTGAGTTTATCTCAGCTGTAGCTAAAGAATAATAGCTGATGAAATCAATTCCTAGTGAATTGCCTTTAAATCTGGTCAGTTTGTCAACAAACGATTTCTTGTTGTTCACTATTTGGAATAcaattaatgaaatgtttttaattgtattctttaatttcatgCCTATCTTGATCCAATTTGGAAGGTTTGTGAGATAccattcttcaattgatttaatattCTTCTCGTTTGCATCTCCATCACCACCGTTGctattataattaataccaattaaaatatattcaatgttCATACTACCAATATGTTCGTTAATATATCTTAAATTACGCTCCattaattcttctttgcTGGTGAATCCAATATTTTCAAGGATTGAATTCTTAATGAATTGGAAGTTAATCTCATATTTGTTTAGATTATCGGAATTCTCAATTAAATGTTGAagaatttctttattaCTTTCACTTGTTTCATCCATCACATTAATTAACTTCTTCCATTGTTTTAATGAGGTCATATTACTACAATAAACTGTCAAAATACTATTCACTAACTCAATTGGAATGCATTGCTTAGGTCCATTTAACATCTTTTGGAAATAGGTGTCACATTTCTTAATAATTGTCCCATGTTGTctatttaaaaacattatttgTGACATACATTCTAATTGTTCAGTTGAgacattttcttttatcttTGAAAAGTCTTTTGGCCAATCGATCTTATTCATGAATggaataaatatttcagaAGTTAACGTCTGTGAAATTTTATCCATCGATACATTCTTGAACGTTCTTTCGTAACGATCTATCTTTTGTATGATATCTAAACCAACATTTAACCCGTACCAATACACACTAGTTTCGTCAAGTTGGATCTCAGGACTGCATAATGTccttaatattttaaatagtCCATCAAAATGAATTGgcttttgatatttttcatcaCCAATGAATGACTTGATGTCTTTCATAATagtaaataaatcaacaCCATTCAATTTATTAGCAAGTAATTGCTTACAAATACTGTCATACAGAGTTTCACTTTCATAGGAAACCTTGTAGTAACCTTGACCATTATGgtttaataaaactaaGTCTTTCTTGCCATTAATGATCAAAGTTCTGTCAGTAAATAAGACGTTGTTTCTGTCTTCACTTCCATCTTCATTTAAGATAAATAATGGGATGTGATAAGGAATATCCTCAATTTCGTCTTGCTCACCATGATAATATCTATGTTGAGTTAACTTATaagaaatttcattattgcCATCAGTCTCAACCTCAACATGAACAATTGGTACACCTTGTAATCTACTCCAAGAAGCAAAATAATTTGCAATATTGGCGGACTTCAAAGTTGAACCCACTTGTGTCCACATATCCATTGGCTTTATGGAGTGCGtatgatttttttcatcattGATAAACGTTTGGATAccttttttcaataactcATCACCAATGGTCAATTGTAACGATCTTAAAATTGCAATACCCTTTGCATAAGAATGGGCATTAAAGACATCACTAGTCTCGATAATTTCAGAATTCATCGAACGTTTTGATTGTTCGATGATACTTAAGATGGAAGGATTGCTGATTTCATTTTCCATTGTTATATACATGTGCTGCTGCAAATATGCGTTCGAGGTCCAGTAGCTTGGCGAATCGCCAGTTTCTGTCAATAAGACACTAGCCAACCAAGTTGCAAATGATTCATTAAACCATAGGTATTCCCAAGATTCATAAGTGATAAAATTACCAAACCACTGATGAACAAGTTCGTGAACAATTAATTGTTGACATTGTTCtctaatattatcattcgCTAAGGCCTGGGGTGGTAAAGTTAAATGGTTCATTAAAATGGAAACCATACCGAAGTTTTCCATAGCCATATCAGATAGAAATGgtaataaaacaaaatccAATTTATCTAAAGGATACTCcttattgaaataattttctaGTAATGGTAAATATTTCTGTATAGTATCTAGGGTAAATACTGTGAAATCGATATTATCTGGAGCATAAACACATAATggaatttttttctttgaaataGGCATTTCAACTTCAGACttgataaaatcaaaatcacCAGCAGCAAAACCAAACACAGAAGTACTCATTAATGGTGTTGTTTTGAAAGTCGTCACTGTTCTTCcagattttaatttctcttCAGATTTAATTCCAGTATTAGAAATAGTCTTGAATTGACTTGGAGTTTCCAAAGTTAATTGGAATGAAGTTTTAATAGATGGCTCGTCGACACATGGAAAAATAGTTTTTGCATATGAAGGTTGGCAATGGGtagaaataataacattatcAGCAATTGATGATTCACTTGATTGTTTCATAAAATTCGTCTTAAATATACCATAGGTCTTATCCTCATGAGtcttgataattttgaCAGTGGCATCATACTCAATATGGAGGAAAAAATGATTATCTTTAAAGGGGATTGCCTCTTCACTATTTAAGgttaataaatttgtatTTACATCTTCTTTCCATTTTAAAAGTAATTTCTTGTTACTGTCTTCATCTACAATAAAAGCATTTgcaatttttaaatcttttgaaTGTAATCTAAATTGCTTTAAATCTTCTTTTGCCGAAGCCACCATCTTATCATTTTTACTCATagtaattttaattgaactTTTAGCAGTAACACTATTTGGCtctaaattcaatttaatCTCATAATGAGATGGTAAAACTGGATTATCAAGAGTAAGTAAGCTCATGCCATTAGTTATTGCTTGAACAGACATTGTTGGATAATCTGTGTGGTTCTTTTGTATAATTGACTCACTTATcaatagaaaaatttaagTATCTATACTAATCAATGTAGTGGTATATACTTTATATCTTAAGAAATCAACCTCCGATCGACAATCGATACTTAATTATTGTATATGACTATTTCTGTTTGATAGTGgttattaattttcaaattagTATGTATCAATTGATACAGTAACTATCAGTGACgttaaattagaaaaagttaaaggaagaaaaatgaaagaatAAGAAACTACGATGAGTTGTTCaagtttcaatattactaaaaataaaaggaTCAAAAAAGCACCTATCATCAATTCGAATAGACcttaataatagaaaattaatttctCTAACTAGGAAAATAGTTATATTGATACCTGGCAAGTCAAAATTAGTATAACTAATTGCGCTGTGAATATTATAAGTAAGACAatagttttctttttactATCATTTTTCGTTACACAATTAAGCTTTATTCTAACATCTACACATGGTTGCATCTACACAATTATATGATATATTACAAGTTCGATATGACTCTGATGAGTCTGTTATTAAAAAGGCATATAGGACATTAGCCTTAAAATATCATCCTGATAAGAACAATCTCTCGGAAGAATCAAAAcaaatgtttcaaaaaataagtGAGGCTTACGTGGTGTTGTccaataaagataaaagaCAAATGTACGATAAATATGGTACCGTAGATCCACTTGAAATTGAGACTATTATAGCTAAACAGGaacaaaagaaacaaaacCTTCAGCAACAGCGGGGGAATAGAGTAGTCAATATCTTTGATGCTGATCCATTTTTTCATGATTCCATGGGAATGGGAATGAACATGGGAATGAACATGGGGATGAACATGGGTATGAATGGGTTTGGAAACTTGGGAGGCTTTGGCAATATAAATATGGGCAGTTTCTCAGCAGGAGACTTATTCTCccaattttttgataatactAATAAGTCCGCCcaaaaatttaatcaatttcCTAGCCAAGGAGCCTTCAACACTAACAATAAAGAGAATGTTAGTAAAaccaataataataataacatgGATAATGGATTCACTTCCTTCAGCAACAGACCAACCGGAGATGCTTTCTTTAActcaaatattaatagtttAAACAAATGTATTTCAGATGAtaagaatttgaaaagagGACCAGATATAAAACATACTTTAAAATGCACATTATCTAATTTATATTCAGGAAAAAGGTCAAAACTTCGACTAGAAAGAACAAGGTGCTGTTTAAAATGTAAAGGTTTTGGTagtttgaatattaaatcCTGTAGCAAATGTAACGGTAGGGGATCATTAACGCAGACTAAGAAATTTGGTCCAATGACACAAACATTTACACAAACATGCGATGGGTGTGGAGGAAATGGTACCTTTGCTGATGCACAAGATATATGTAATGAATGCCAAGGAGAAGGCTTCTTGAacgaaaaaaaaatatttgaagtaGAAATTACACCGGGTATGACTGACGgtcaattgataatattaactGGAGAAGCTGATGAGGTCATATCCACAAACTTGGGGAAAGAAAGAGTAATACCTGGAGATATAATACTGACAATTAATTTACTCCCTGATCCAACCTTTAAAGTAGTGCAGGGTGCAGACTTGTTGTATGCCAATTACAAAATCAACCTTTTAACATCATTGTGTGGGGGTAGTATATACATTAAAAATCATCCAAGTGAacatctaataaaaattaatattatccCTGGCGAACTTATCAAAAACGGCGCCATAAAGACAGTAGAGAACTTAGGAATGCCAAAAATCGATTTATCTGTTGGTCATTCAAATGATATTCAGGCAAATAAACCAACATTGAAAGGTAATCTTGTAattcattttgaaattgtatACCCAGATATGCTGGAAACTGATACTGTTATTGAGCTACAGAATATCttgaataatgataaatatattcaaaaccAAATTACAGAGGAAGAAGCAGATAATAAAGTTGATTTAGAAGACTTGGTAGAATATGAAGAACatgtttttaataattttgctACAGAATACTCGAATTTGGACGATGTGCTTGGTAAGAAGAACCCTTCTTCAGAgttcaatgaaaataataaacgACCAAAGACAGagtaatgatgatatttctCGGCATGTGGGGGTGTATATGTTAGAAGTTGCATTTTTAGGTCCCTGAAAAGTATATATCTTCTGAAAGCTAGatatatgaatatttcAACTTTAAGGATTGTGTTGGGAATATTGGACAAAATgtttaaatgaattaaatgttattttatataaaattaaatattttatggatttaattttacttattttctattttataaCTTGTAATAGTTAGATGTTCCTCTTTATTCCCCAATTTAAATTCCATCTGAAAATTTTACCAATCCATCATAATctgaaatattatcatcttCACCAATTTGAAACTTCGAACTAAATTGCcttaaattatttgtattgATCAATGGattattcatattaatatttgcATTAGTGATATTACTTCTTGGTGACctaatttgatttaaacCTATGAAAGAACTGGATGGATTGGCTGAATTAGTTGGAGAACGTGATGTGTTTGTCAGAATTCTCTTGTTGAGACTCGAATTTGAATCTCTTCTCACAATGAAAGGAGTAGACAAGTTTCTTTGTAATTGTACCTGTGATGGATGACTTTGTAGGGACTTATTTGTATTATCCGTTATTTCATCCAGTAAAACATCTGCATACGAATAACAGCTCAAGACTCTACTACCAGTTTCAGGTGATCCTAAAGGAGACCTTAGgttatttgataaattcgAAGAATTGAGACTAGCTTCCGAAGTTTCTGAACGTGTTTGTAAAGATGGAATAGAAGTTCTGCTATCTCTATTTGATGATAAGTTGTATGAATAAGATCTTGACAATGGATTTTGGACGTTTTCTCTATTATCtgagttattattatgcTTTGATGGGATATTTTGTTCCATAAATGATTGTTCcattgaatttgaatttgaagtTTGGAAAATATTGTTAGAAGAGTAAGATCTAGATCTACCTAGAGCCAGTTCCAACCCTAGTGTAGAAGAGGGTCTTTCTGGGACTAACATATCAATGTCATTTAGGTTTGTCTTTGCATCATTTACCATCGAACAACCAGCGTCTAACATTGGGGGCAcaaaattttctaaatgTCTATGATGATGTGGTGTCgaagatatattatttgtatttgaatttgtcACTGTCGATGATACAGATGACGTACTATAATTCGAAGGAACTCTTAATAAACTTAAATTACCGTTACTATATTTTCTTGCATTTATCGATGCAAAACTATTCTGTCTACTTcgtaataaatttgaatctGTAAATGAAATAgcttcatcattttcatcagcATTTGGTAAATTTAAAGCACTACTACTTCTATGAACAATTGGGCTATtggaatttaaaatatgaacTTGTTCTTCCACATGTCTTTCGAAGatcattgaattattaacattatGAACAGCAATAGGTTGTTCCATACTTTGTTGCTTTGATAACCCTAATTCTACCTCCATAGCGAATGTTTCTATGTATTGAATGGTAAGTATAAAATTTGgtataatttaatattacgCTTAAAATATTACTGTGTACTGATATCGATTTATTTAACAAATGggttaaataataatataaggTAGTGGAAGTGTGTATTAGAGTCGTAATTATTAATACAGTGTGTtgctttatatatatatatatatatatataatagtaAGAATTGTTCTATATGAGAAGCTTGGCAATCAAAACTGTCTAATAAgtttgaagaattaatgTGGTAACTTTGTAGCGCTAAATAAAGTTTTACTATTTCAAAGCAAACAACAAGAGTACAGAAGAATGTATAAACTTTACTGCCAAGTGAGGTGACGCTCGACTACACACATTCACTCAGGCCAACATGAGATGAATACAGTCTTCTACGATGAAGAGTGATATGTGCACAAAATaatacacacacacaatATTTCTCGCTAGAGAGATGCTATCTGGAGGTTATAAAACTATATACACTTTACCAAAAGATGAAACTAAAGTATACTCTTCTTACAATTATTACCTATAGATGTGAAGTCGAGAAATGGTTGCTTCCAACTGTGTGTGTGAGCGAAAGAGAGAGAACAAGCCACTCGTTTATTCATGGGATATTCTTCCATAAGAACATCATAAATTGACTTGACTACACTAACGCTAATATCTGTATATGTTAAGATAACTTGTATCTCTAGATCGATAGACATCTATACATATATGAAATAGCTTAAGTATAACGATCTTTACTTAGCatataaagaaacaatACTACTAATTGACCACAGGAGGTaagaacaagaaaaacTTACGCGAGGAAGAGAGAGGAAACCGGCGGCTAAGCgtctttttatttaattttatccGGTTCAGCATATATGGAGTGAGagatttatttgttttgcCTCAGAGTGTTTGATAAGAAGAGTTGACTGAATGGATAGATACGTTCTCTCTCGGTGATCTTTCTAGAGCATTCTGCATATTTGCTAATAGAGTAAAGCTCCTCTTACGAGTGTGACCAACTGTCAGTGTACTGTGCGCACGTACATTTCCTACAAGCATGTGTGAGATGATAAGATAAAATGCTGTGGAACATGTGTAAAGTAGTGTTGTGCCACGTTTCCACACGAAATTCATCCCTTCAGTGATCCGTGCATTGTTTGCCGATAAGGATGTTATGCGTGAATTAAGACTGCACATAGGAGCCCTCGGCGTTGCGCAGAGCAAATTAgtaagaagaaaaagattgAGGAAAGGGGGTCAAGGGAAAAAAACTGTCGTGCGTTCGAGAAATATCTGTAAACGTGGGCGTTTTGTACGGTATTATTTACCTGGAACTGCTCAAAATCAACaaccaaaaaaagaaaacgaggcttccaataattttcaataatatatgcCTCTCGCACGATAGTCAGAGTGAAGTAGGTGGGTAATAATCTACGTGATTCATTGTTGCAGCAAGAGCAAAGTAGCGACAacgaaaaaagaaagaagaataaCGGcaaatttgtatttatcCTTCTGGAACTACGTACAACAAAATAAACTATTGCAAACGGAACTACTTTTCTTTGCAGGAGTGAGATGCGGTGGAAAGATCTTccaatataaatatgtaaatataaaccAGATAATACCGCGTACATGGAACaacttattttattcttcCGAAAACATGAGCGTGGTCACGGACGGATGTTTACGTTgattcttttgaaaaacatAGAGTGTTCCCACCGGAAAAATAGATTGATGAAATGGGAAGAGGCGAGTTCAACCATACACACACTCTCTCTCTCTTGTCTGCTTGAGACTATCTCTTTACTAGAGGTAGGTCTTTGCGCagaataaattgaaaaatattactcGGGGTTATACTCGTTATGGGCTTGTTTCTTGTTTGTATTTGGAAATGTTGGAGGTGCGCTTATGATTGAACATAAACCAATTTGTATTATTGCAACAACTATTGGCAATGTATATCCGGGTAGCCCGTGGTCAACGAGATCCTACACCTTTATCTTTAGCTTTCTTTTCTCTAGTCTAAGAACAAGCATATTATATCTTACTAACCTCACTACACCACAAATTAGTCGCGATTATGTGGTTACTTTGAACTGCACATATAGatatgtatgtgtatgtTAGAAGGCTTGTTCATTGTAGAATTTGTTATATTATGTCACAGGATACTGGCATGAAACACCCAGcttttagttttattttccaTTTCAAAAGCAAACCATTATGTGACGCTACCATGTCTGTAATCTCGTTAATGCTACTCGAAAAAACCTATTTGTAGGTGAACGAAAAACTAAAGTAACACCAAGTTTCAGGAGAGGGTTATATTCGGGATTCTAGGGTTCGAGTCTctattgtaatattttccccatgatataaaaaatatcgaaTAGTAAGAGATATTAACAATCTTACAATTAATcactttatatatttccatttatattaatgtATCATAAGTTGCTTATACGATAACCAGATCTGCACTATTTCACATTTATTACACGTATATgcatagatatatataatccTCCTTGAATTACTATCAGTGTTTTTTCTTAACCGCTTCCGCATAGATTCATGATACTAAAATAAGGGACATAGTTATTGTAGTTGAAATGTTGAAACTATCTTCAATCAATAGAATGGCTACTTTGACAAGATTTTATTCATTGAAaagtaaaaaaattatattggATGCAAGCAATCTGGAATTCACCAAAAGAAATGagattattttaaaaaatttacataAATATTACCCATCGATTTCAAGATTGGATAATGATAACTCAGTCGATGCATATCAAAAGATctcaattaaaaaatttaatgaaacttattcaaatttagataatgataattcaGAGGTGAAATTATCGATATATGGAAggattaaaaaaattagattCTCAggtaaaaaaatatgttttatcgatttaataaataattataataaacaattacAACTAATAGTAaactataataatattcaaaatattaataatgaacaAGAATTTTATGAAGTACtacattt
The nucleotide sequence above comes from Tetrapisispora phaffii CBS 4417 chromosome 3, complete genome. Encoded proteins:
- the TPHA0C03000 gene encoding uncharacterized protein, with the protein product MYAVLSGLYLHIYIGRSFHRISLLQRKVVPFAIVYFVVRSSRRINTNLPLFFFLFSLSLLCSCCNNESRRLLPTYFTLTIVREAYIIENYWKPRFLFLVVDFEQFQVNNTVQNAHVYRYFSNARQFFSLDPLSSIFFFLLICSAQRRGLLCAVLIHA
- the TMA108 gene encoding Tma108p (similar to Saccharomyces cerevisiae TMA108 (YIL137C); ancestral locus Anc_2.217), which gives rise to MSVQAITNGMSLLTLDNPVLPSHYEIKLNLEPNSVTAKSSIKITMSKNDKMVASAKEDLKQFRLHSKDLKIANAFIVDEDSNKKLLLKWKEDVNTNLLTLNSEEAIPFKDNHFFLHIEYDATVKIIKTHEDKTYGIFKTNFMKQSSESSIADNVIISTHCQPSYAKTIFPCVDEPSIKTSFQLTLETPSQFKTISNTGIKSEEKLKSGRTVTTFKTTPLMSTSVFGFAAGDFDFIKSEVEMPISKKKIPLCVYAPDNIDFTVFTLDTIQKYLPLLENYFNKEYPLDKLDFVLLPFLSDMAMENFGMVSILMNHLTLPPQALANDNIREQCQQLIVHELVHQWFGNFITYESWEYLWFNESFATWLASVLLTETGDSPSYWTSNAYLQQHMYITMENEISNPSILSIIEQSKRSMNSEIIETSDVFNAHSYAKGIAILRSLQLTIGDELLKKGIQTFINDEKNHTHSIKPMDMWTQVGSTLKSANIANYFASWSRLQGVPIVHVEVETDGNNEISYKLTQHRYYHGEQDEIEDIPYHIPLFILNEDGSEDRNNVLFTDRTLIINGKKDLVLLNHNGQGYYKVSYESETLYDSICKQLLANKLNGVDLFTIMKDIKSFIGDEKYQKPIHFDGLFKILRTLCSPEIQLDETSVYWYGLNVGLDIIQKIDRYERTFKNVSMDKISQTLTSEIFIPFMNKIDWPKDFSKIKENVSTEQLECMSQIMFLNRQHGTIIKKCDTYFQKMLNGPKQCIPIELVNSILTVYCSNMTSLKQWKKLINVMDETSESNKEILQHLIENSDNLNKYEINFQFIKNSILENIGFTSKEELMERNLRYINEHIGSMNIEYILIGINYNSNGGDGDANEKNIKSIEEWYLTNLPNWIKIGMKLKNTIKNISLIVFQIVNNKKSFVDKLTRFKGNSLGIDFISYYSLATAEINSQKLIIEDLNKVL
- the TPHA0C02990 gene encoding uncharacterized protein (similar to Saccharomyces cerevisiae VHS2 (YIL135C) and MLF3 (YNL074C); ancestral locus Anc_2.222) — translated: MEVELGLSKQQSMEQPIAVHNVNNSMIFERHVEEQVHILNSNSPIVHRSSSALNLPNADENDEAISFTDSNLLRSRQNSFASINARKYSNGNLSLLRVPSNYSTSSVSSTVTNSNTNNISSTPHHHRHLENFVPPMLDAGCSMVNDAKTNLNDIDMLVPERPSSTLGLELALGRSRSYSSNNIFQTSNSNSMEQSFMEQNIPSKHNNNSDNRENVQNPLSRSYSYNLSSNRDSRTSIPSLQTRSETSEASLNSSNLSNNLRSPLGSPETGSRVLSCYSYADVLLDEITDNTNKSLQSHPSQVQLQRNLSTPFIVRRDSNSSLNKRILTNTSRSPTNSANPSSSFIGLNQIRSPRSNITNANINMNNPLINTNNLRQFSSKFQIGEDDNISDYDGLVKFSDGI
- the APJ1 gene encoding Apj1p (similar to Saccharomyces cerevisiae APJ1 (YNL077W); ancestral locus Anc_2.218), which produces MVASTQLYDILQVRYDSDESVIKKAYRTLALKYHPDKNNLSEESKQMFQKISEAYVVLSNKDKRQMYDKYGTVDPLEIETIIAKQEQKKQNLQQQRGNRVVNIFDADPFFHDSMGMGMNMGMNMGMNMGMNGFGNLGGFGNINMGSFSAGDLFSQFFDNTNKSAQKFNQFPSQGAFNTNNKENVSKTNNNNNMDNGFTSFSNRPTGDAFFNSNINSLNKCISDDKNLKRGPDIKHTLKCTLSNLYSGKRSKLRLERTRCCLKCKGFGSLNIKSCSKCNGRGSLTQTKKFGPMTQTFTQTCDGCGGNGTFADAQDICNECQGEGFLNEKKIFEVEITPGMTDGQLIILTGEADEVISTNLGKERVIPGDIILTINLLPDPTFKVVQGADLLYANYKINLLTSLCGGSIYIKNHPSEHLIKINIIPGELIKNGAIKTVENLGMPKIDLSVGHSNDIQANKPTLKGNLVIHFEIVYPDMLETDTVIELQNILNNDKYIQNQITEEEADNKVDLEDLVEYEEHVFNNFATEYSNLDDVLGKKNPSSEFNENNKRPKTE
- the TPM1 gene encoding tropomyosin TPM1 (similar to Saccharomyces cerevisiae TPM2 (YIL138C) and TPM1 (YNL079C); ancestral locus Anc_2.215); its protein translation is MDKVREKLSNLKLEAEQWQEKYEELKEQYKVIEQDNTDKENEIKSLSTKNENLEAELETLENKLTDSKQVLEDSDNLKSNNETFLKKNQQLEEELEESDSKLKEAIEKLRETDLKSEQLERKVAALEEERDDWERKHEELSEKYEQAKKELDEFAASLENL